The genomic DNA CACGATCGTACCATCCGAATTGCGGCCTTCGGCTGGTGGGCGATAGCGGGTCAACCTGCCGATAGAGGGCAGGAAGTTGCGATACGGGTCTTCCGCATAGAGGCGGCTTTCCATAGCCCAGCCGTTGAGCTTCACGTCGCTCTGGTCGGAACGGAGCTTCTCACCCGATGCAACGCGGATCATTTCTTCCACGAGGTCGATGCCGGTAATGAGCTCCGTCACCGGATGCTCAACCTGCAAACGCGTATTCATTTCAAGGAAGTAGAAGTTGCGGCTGCCATCAACGATGAACTCCACCGTGCCTGCAGAGTAATAGCCAACGGCCTTTGCGAGAGCCACTGCCTGCTCGCCCATGGCTTTGCGGGTGGCTTCATCAAGGAATGGCGAGGGTGCTTCTTCGATAACCTTCTGGTTGCGGCGCTGGATCGAGCATTCGCGTTCGCCCAGATAGACAACATTGCCGTGCTGGTCACCCAGAACCTGAATTTCAATATGGCGCGGCTGGGTAACGAATTTTTCGATGAAGATGCGGTCGTCGCCGAAAGAAGACTTGGCCTCATTGCGCGAAAGCTGGAAACCTTCGCGGGCTTCGTCGTCGTTCCACGCGATACGCATGCCCTTACCGCCGCCACCGGCTGAAGCCTTGATCATGACCGGGTAGCCGACGGATGTGGAAATGCGAACCGCCTCGTCGGCGTCTTCGATCAAACCCATATGACCAGGTACGGTGGAAACTCCGGCTTCGGAGGCAAGCTTCTTCGAGGTGATCTTGTCGCCCATGGCCTCAATTGCGTTTACGGGCGGCCCTATGAAGGTGACATTGGCAGCCTTCAGTGCTTCAGCGAAACGTGGGTTTTCTGATAGAAAGCCATAGCCGGGATGCACGGCATCTGCGCCGGTTTCCTTGATCGCAGCCAGAATCCTGTCGATGACGATATAGGACTGATTGGACGGCGCTGGTCCGATGTGGACCGCTTCGTCCGCCATTTTGACATGCAGGGCATTGCGGTCGGCGTCGGAATAAACAGCAACCGTTGCGATGCCCATTTTCTTCGCCGTCTTGATGACCCGGCATGCGATTTC from Brucella anthropi ATCC 49188 includes the following:
- a CDS encoding acetyl-CoA carboxylase biotin carboxylase subunit, coding for MIKKILIANRGEIACRVIKTAKKMGIATVAVYSDADRNALHVKMADEAVHIGPAPSNQSYIVIDRILAAIKETGADAVHPGYGFLSENPRFAEALKAANVTFIGPPVNAIEAMGDKITSKKLASEAGVSTVPGHMGLIEDADEAVRISTSVGYPVMIKASAGGGGKGMRIAWNDDEAREGFQLSRNEAKSSFGDDRIFIEKFVTQPRHIEIQVLGDQHGNVVYLGERECSIQRRNQKVIEEAPSPFLDEATRKAMGEQAVALAKAVGYYSAGTVEFIVDGSRNFYFLEMNTRLQVEHPVTELITGIDLVEEMIRVASGEKLRSDQSDVKLNGWAMESRLYAEDPYRNFLPSIGRLTRYRPPAEGRNSDGTIVRNDTGVFEGGEISMYYDPMIAKLCTWGPDRTSAIDAMGDALDAFEVEGIGHNLPFLSAVMDHPRFREGALTTAFIAEEYPDGFAGVPVSEDDARVLAAVAAQINLAIEQRNMQITGRISSEKQSVATDWVATLGGFILPVRIVEGEGGTTINFVDGGSLPVATDWHPGSHLGSFTVGGKPIAIKVSRSGTGWRLRWRGMDMVAHVRKPRVAELAKLMPIKLPPDTSKMLLCPMPGVITSILVKDGETVEAGQPLATVEAMKMENVLRAERRATVKRITAEAGSSLAVDELIMEFE